One Kitasatospora sp. MAP12-44 DNA segment encodes these proteins:
- a CDS encoding ArsA-related P-loop ATPase — protein MTRTVLVTGDGAGVAEVAAATALHAAERGLRTLLVAADDPHRRIDGLFGSRLTAVPEPVAGNLWATRIDEQHAFRRAVAGLDGPLRSGYDLLGVEPLDEDELTALPGTGHLALLRALRQPAGEWDVLVAAAPPPAELTAALALPEQLDRYLARLLPEQRQAAHALRPMLAALVGMPMPADWIYKARGWAAVELAAAREVVESPATSVRLVADAGSFTADGLHRARAGLALFGHRVDAVVAHRALPAAALGSPDPWLAALAVRERERLDGLGLDVPLLIADQLAEELPALARQLYGTGAGPEPTDGWPWTAEDRLAEDGVLLWRLAVPGADRADLELMRRGDELVVGLGPYRRILPLPSALRRCTVAGAGLRDGELTVRFAPDPELWPRS, from the coding sequence ATGACGCGAACCGTGCTCGTCACCGGTGACGGCGCCGGGGTGGCCGAGGTGGCCGCCGCCACCGCGCTGCACGCGGCCGAGCGCGGGCTGCGGACCCTGCTGGTGGCCGCGGACGACCCGCATCGGCGGATCGACGGACTGTTCGGCAGTCGGCTCACCGCGGTGCCCGAACCGGTCGCGGGCAACCTGTGGGCCACCCGGATCGACGAGCAGCACGCCTTCCGCCGGGCCGTCGCCGGTCTGGACGGCCCGCTGCGCAGCGGGTACGACCTGCTCGGCGTCGAACCGCTGGACGAGGACGAGCTGACCGCGCTGCCCGGCACCGGGCACCTCGCGTTGCTGCGGGCGCTGCGGCAGCCCGCCGGGGAGTGGGACGTGCTGGTGGCCGCCGCCCCGCCGCCCGCCGAACTCACCGCCGCCCTCGCGCTGCCCGAGCAGCTCGACCGCTACCTCGCCCGGCTGCTGCCCGAGCAGCGCCAGGCCGCCCATGCGCTGCGCCCGATGCTGGCCGCCCTGGTCGGCATGCCGATGCCGGCCGACTGGATCTACAAGGCCCGCGGCTGGGCGGCCGTCGAGCTCGCCGCCGCGCGCGAGGTGGTCGAGTCGCCGGCCACCTCGGTGCGCCTGGTGGCCGACGCCGGCAGCTTCACCGCCGACGGGCTGCACCGGGCCCGGGCCGGCCTCGCGCTGTTCGGGCACCGGGTGGACGCCGTCGTCGCGCATCGGGCGCTGCCGGCCGCCGCGCTCGGCTCGCCCGATCCCTGGCTCGCCGCGCTGGCCGTCCGCGAGCGCGAGCGGCTCGACGGGCTCGGGCTGGACGTGCCGCTGCTGATCGCCGACCAGCTGGCCGAGGAACTGCCCGCGCTGGCCCGGCAGTTGTACGGCACCGGGGCGGGTCCCGAGCCCACCGACGGCTGGCCCTGGACCGCCGAGGACCGGCTTGCCGAGGACGGCGTGCTGCTCTGGCGGCTCGCGGTGCCCGGCGCCGACCGCGCCGACCTGGAGCTGATGCGGCGCGGCGACGAGCTGGTGGTCGGGCTCGGCCCGTACCGCCGGATCCTGCCGCTGCCCTCGGCGCTGCGCCGCTGCACGGTGGCGGGAGCGGGCCTGCGCGACGGCGAGCTGACGGTGCGCTTCGCGCCGGATCCGGAGCTCTGGCCGCGCTCCTGA
- a CDS encoding SRPBCC family protein, which translates to MAEHTRSSIVIEATPAQVMAVIADFEAYPLWTGEVKEIEVLGRAETGRATEVRLLLDAGAIRDEHVLAYTWNDDREVSWTLVKSQMLRSLDGSYALAATAGGTEVTYQLAVDVKIPMLGMIKRKAEKVIIDRALAGLKKRVEG; encoded by the coding sequence ATGGCGGAACACACCAGGTCGAGCATCGTCATCGAGGCGACCCCGGCCCAGGTGATGGCGGTGATCGCCGATTTCGAGGCGTACCCGCTGTGGACGGGCGAGGTCAAGGAGATCGAGGTGCTCGGCCGCGCCGAGACCGGCCGCGCCACCGAGGTGCGCCTGCTGCTGGACGCCGGAGCGATCCGCGACGAGCATGTGCTCGCCTACACCTGGAACGACGACCGCGAGGTCTCCTGGACGCTGGTCAAGAGCCAGATGCTCCGCTCGCTGGACGGTTCGTACGCGCTGGCCGCCACCGCGGGCGGCACCGAGGTCACCTACCAGCTCGCGGTCGACGTCAAGATCCCGATGCTCGGGATGATCAAGCGCAAGGCCGAGAAGGTCATCATCGACCGGGCGCTGGCCGGGCTCAAGAAGCGCGTCGAGGGCTGA